AACGGTATGCGATTAAGTATAAATAATGCTCAGTTCTCCAAAAAGTTATCATTCTAACTTTGGATATCCCATCAAGAAGTAACCATCACAACAGAACAATGGCAATCGAATTCAACGAACAGCAAATGGAAGACATCAAGGAAGCCATTGAGCTTTTCGACAAAGACGGCGACAACAAGATCGCTCTCAATCAAGTCGGTGACATCGTGAGAGCTTTGGGGGAATGTCCAACGAACGAAGATGTTGATAAAATGTTGGGAAATCCGTGTAAAGAAGACCTGGCAAAAAAGATAGGAATTGAAGAATTTTTGCCTATCTTCACTAAAATTATTCAAGAATCTGTCAAAGGAACTTATGAAGATTTCATGGAGGGATTGAGAGTTTTCGACAAAGACGGTAACGGCACTGTCATGGGAGCTGAAATCCGACACGTTTTGACAACTCTAGGTAATTTGCGTTAATTGATTTATTCCTTTAACCAAACAAACGtgttaaatttcaaatgatgaatattattttgcaaCAACGAGTcttgatttaaataaaacaccATCTCTACTATTTCACTGAAAACTACGAACGAAAATTTACCACAGTTGTAAGCTATTACTCGACTGAACCTTTAATACTGAGCAATGAATTCAATATTAAATTCTTGATTGTTCAGCTATTCTCATACCAGACCTAATAACTCTGTGAATTGACATGGTTAACTCTCTAATTATTGCCACTGTCAAGtagaatgaaaaaattttttttttgcaggaGAAAAGTTGACATCTGCTCAAGTATCAGCAATGATGCAAGGACAGGAAGAAACGAATGGAAGTCTCAACTATGACAAATTTAGTAAATACCTTCTAGAAACACCACAAACTGCCATATAGAAAAGAGAAACGATTTTTCGTGTTTGACTTTGTGAAATGATATGATTCTGTAGAACAATATAATATTCTGCTATTGGATATTTGGACTAGAAGTTTTAAGTTTTGGCGAGTGTAGAATCCGGACAGGCTGCTTTGCTTAATCAGTAAGCTGGACTTCGAAAGACTCAGTTCAATTGATTTGAATCTGATATTGGAAATGTACTAGGTACACATAATTGCaacgttaaaattaaatttgagtAGTTAAATCAAAGAAGCAATAGCAGTGAATTTACTCAGGTCAAGTTAATACTCTGATAAACACGACGGAAAAGCAAGTAGAATGACGGctactataaaaaaaattaaaaattattaataaacatTTAGCAGATTAAAAACTCCTAAACAAGTCAGGAAAATTTGACTCCCGTAAACAAAACAACATTGAAATAACCAAATGCGAGAACCAGAGATCCAACGTGCGCCTCGAATGTAGATTGCAGGAATGCGGTTGTAAAGCGTGATGGAGCCAAACACACGTGACAGAGTATAATGCGTTGCCAGATTTCATAAAAAGGTGGCAatgatttaaaatgaaacagcaATTTTTTTGGTTGATATGTCGGATTTTTAAAACtcggaaaatttgaaaaataaaataaaaataatagctttTCAGCTGCTTCAATCATCTTTGGGCActgatttaatttaaaatcaattgaGGTCGACTAGTTAcgaaaaaggcgattttttacAAACGTTTTCTATGAAGCTAATCTCGACGCGCGCACATCCAATTGGGGCCGTTTTCTAGGGTGACACTTTTATCACTTCTTTACCGGTATTGAATAAAACGCCACTGGGAAACACAATCCCCACCGTGTTAACAATATCGATCCATAGTATGCATATTATTCCTATTCAACAAGACCAATTCATGAACATAACTACCATAAGCGTTGATATCTTTAGTAGGAAGCCCAAGGCAAAAAAGGTGAGATATCAGAAAAACACGTCATGTTATAAGTACTGAAAATTGCGTTCGAACCGTTTTAATTAATCGTGTGTTCGCTTTTCCAAACCCTGACACTGCTGATTTCGATCAATGAATAGAAAATTGTAACTGgttaattacattttttatttagagTGGTGACGGGGGTGAGAACTGTCCGCCTTGAGGTTCACTGATGAAGTATTTTCCGTCAGTTGGCACAATGCCCATTAGTTGGCTGTGCAATTTTTCAAGTCCAAATCGTCTTTTATTCAGCGCTCAACTTGCTACTCCATGCAGCTGTTGGTGAGTTGCGATATTTACCACCTTTGACAAATTCATAGTTTTGCACCGATTGGTACGATTTATCGACTAATGGATGCAAAGTAAGACTAATCTACCACTAACgtcacaataaaaaaattccgcTTAAAAGATACTTTTTTGGGACCAAActcttttcctttttttattcaCCAACAGTGTTTTACAGGCTTGTCCACGAGAATGAAATTTCCTATGAGAAACGTCCTATGTGATGGAATGGGACAgcaaacatttgtatttcccatggcaCAATAGACATGATAGAGCAATTTGATTACGTCGAAGCTAACTTCTGTCTTTATACTTTTTCACCTTTCAAGT
This genomic interval from Styela clava chromosome 15, kaStyClav1.hap1.2, whole genome shotgun sequence contains the following:
- the LOC120333867 gene encoding myosin light chain 3, skeletal muscle isoform-like; this encodes MAIEFNEQQMEDIKEAIELFDKDGDNKIALNQVGDIVRALGECPTNEDVDKMLGNPCKEDLAKKIGIEEFLPIFTKIIQESVKGTYEDFMEGLRVFDKDGNGTVMGAEIRHVLTTLGEKLTSAQVSAMMQGQEETNGSLNYDKFSKYLLETPQTAI